The Burkholderiales bacterium region CGCACAGGTCGCGGTCGCGGTGACCGGCATTGCAGGACCTTCTGGCGGGACGCTGCAAAAACCGGTGGGAACGGTGTGTATTTCGTGGGCAACGAGAAATGGCAGCGTTGCGACTCAGACCGCGCATTTCAAGGGCGACCGCCAGGCAGTGCGACGCCAGTCCGTCGAGCATGCGCTCACAGGCGTGCTTACGTTACTGTCACGCTAAAGAACGTGACAAAGCCGCGGACGCGATGAGCTGGCGCCGTGCGCGCCGGACCGCACATGAAGCGCAAACCACCTCGAAGTTCAAGATGATTCTGTACTCAATTGGGAAAACTGTCTCGAACGGCGTACCACCATTTCGTGTTTTCATTTTTTTCGCCGAAACCGTGAGTGACAGTCCATTTGAAACAATGATTCATGCCTGAGAAGTTCGCGTCAATGCAAAGCTTGGGGAAAAGTGGGCGGTTGTCCGCGAGAAGCGGGTGGTGGCCGCGCGGAGTTTGGACGTGGATGCTGACATTGGGTGCTTTGCTGCTGCCCGTGGTCATGGCGATGCTGGCGTACTGCATGGCGTATCCGGTCCCATGGGAGGGGCTCGGAAAATTCGGCGCGTTGGCGCTGTTCTTTCCGCTGCACCTATTAATAGCAACGCTTGGGGTAGCGGTGTTGTCATTTCTCGCGAAGCGTTCCGGTGCCAGGCTGGCCGCATGGGTTTTCGGCTTCCTGGTGATGCTGACTGCGACAATGGCGCTGGTCCCGACCATTGCACTGTGGCGGCAGGCGCGGCAGTTGGACGTGCTGCTGTCGCTGGGCACTTATCTCGCGAATGCGGGGCGCCTCGATTTGGGCCTGCCGCAGCCGGACCGCAGCGTGATCTATGGGACGGCACATGACGGCACGAAGCTGGAGCTGGATGTGTGGCGCACCGGCAAGCCCAATAGCGGCCCTTTGCGCCCGGCTATCGTGTTTGTGCATGGTGGAGGCTGGGTGCACGGCAATCGCAGCGAAACGCCGAACTGGAACCGCTGGCTCAACGAACTCGGTTTTGAGGTGTTCGACGTCGAGTATCGGATGCCGCCGCCCGTGCGCTGGCGCGATGAGATCGGCGATGTCAAGGCGGCGCTGGGTTGGGTCGCTGCTCATGCCGCTGAATATCATGTGAACCCCGCGAGCATCAGCGTGATGGGCGGCTCCGCTGGCGGCAATCTTTCCATGCTGGCCGCCTACAGCGCGGGCGACCCGCAGCTGCCTGCGTCCACCAATGTCCCAACGGTCACGATTCGCAGTGTCATTAATCTCTACGGTCCCTCAGACATGGCTTTGCTGTATCGCACCTGCAAAAGCCCCGAATATGTCCGTCCCCTCATGAAAGAATACATCGGCGGCACACCCGAGCAACTGCCCGAGCGCTACCGCGTGCTTTCCCCGCTTAGCCACGTCACCGCGAAGGCACCGCCCACTATCACGCTCCTGGGCACCAGCGATCGAATCGTTTCCGCGGATCAGGCTAAACTGCTGGACCAAGCCCTTTCGAATGCCGGGGTGCCGCACGAGGTGTATTTTCTTTCCGCCAGCGATCACGGATTTGATGTCAACTGGGGTGGGTTCGGCACGCAGATTGCCAGGTCCAAGATCAAGCGTTTCCTGCAGAGATATGGCCTGTAAGCGAGCGGCCGTTTCGTTTACGCCAGGGCTGGACATGCGCCCCTGAAGCGCTGCGCCGGGTTACTATGTCAATGAATATGAAAGCCGTCGCACTCACCCATTACCTGCCAATCACCGATCCGCAATCGCTTTTTGATGTCGAACTGCTCAAACCCAGTCCGGCTGGTCAAGATTTGCTCGTGCGTGTCGAAGCCATTTCGGTTAACCCCGTCGATGCCAAGATGCGTGTGCGTATGGGGCAAGTGGAAACGGCACCGCGCGTGCTGGGCTGGGATGCTGCCGGAGTCGTCGAAGCCGTCGGCACTGCCGTGACGCGCTTCAAGCCGGGCCATGAAGTTTATTACGCGGGGGACATCACGCGCCCCGGCTCGAACGCTGAATTTCAACTCGTGGACGAACGCATTGTCGGGCGCAAGCCGCGCACACTTTCCTTCGCCGAAGCGGCGGCGTTGCCGCTTACGACCATCACGGCGTGGGAAGCCTTTTTTGACCGGCTGAACATTGACCGGCACGGAGGGAATCGCGGACAGTCGATGTTGATCATCGGCGGTGCCGGCGGCGTTGGTTCGATTGCGATTCAACTGGCAAAGCTTGCCGGGCTGATTGTCATCGCGACCGCGTCGCGTTCCGAAACGCGCGAATGGGCCGTCAATCTGGGGGCGAATCATGTGGTGGATCATCGCCAGTCGTTGTCCGCGCAACTCACGGAACTGAATTTTCGCGACGTGGATTTCATCGCTAATTTCAGCAATACCGACGCCTACTGGAACGTCATGGCGGAACTCATTCGTCCGCAAGGCAGAATCGTTTCCATCGTGGAAAACAAATCGCCGCTGGACTTGAACCTGCTCAAAAGCAAGAGTGCGACTTTCGTGTGGGAATACATGTTTACGCGGGCGATGTATCAAACGGCGGACATGGCTGCGCAAGGCCGATTGCTCGACGAGGCTGCCGAATTGGTTGACGCAAAAAAATTGAGCACGACTTTATTTGAAACTCTTTCCCCCATCAACGCCGCGAACGTTCGCCAGGCCCACGCGCGGCTTGAATCCGGTCACATGATCGGCAAATTCGGCCTGTCCGGATGGCAGTGATGAAAACCACTATGCCCGACGCTATCCTGGAAGCAACCGCTATTCTCCCTCGAGTTCTGAGTTGGGTTCTGAAATTTGAGGGTTAACGTCGCGTTCGGACCCCGGTTGCTGGTCGCCGGCGTCGAATGTTTGATCGTCCGCGTGCTGGCGCCAGAGCTGGCAGGGTCTCAACGGGAATCCCAGAAATTGACCCGGATCGTTGGCCAATCTCAAAGAGCCTGCTCCGATTTCCAAAAGCAGATAGGAAGCCTAGATCTTGATTTTGATAGCCGTTCCCATTTGTATTGCAAATGAGAATCATTATCATTATAATCACCAATATAAGAAAATTGGAGGAGGCTACTTTATGCTTCGGCAACCAGTAGTTTTCGCGCCTCGTAACAATGACTTGGCCACTGCTTTATCTTCAAAAGCTTTCCACTTCGCTTTTTATGCGGTCCTGACATTGACTTATATTTGGGGTGGGCAAGCGAGCGCCGCACCACCGCCAATATCGGTTCCGACCCAACCGGAAAGCTTCGAGCCGGCCCAGCCTGCGCCTGGCCCATTTGGATTCCTGTCCGGCATCCAGCGCAGCAGCTATTTGCTTGGCGACATGTGGGGCCTGCGTACTTTTCTCAGCAAGTACGGTATTTCATTTGCCTTGCAGGAAACCAGCGAGGTTCTAGGAAACGTGTCGGGCGGAGCCCAGAAGGGCTTCGAATATGACGGCGTGACCCAGATGGTTCTGGAAATGGATACGCAGCGCGCCTTTGCGTGGTATGGAGGTACCTTTCACGCCAGTGCTCTGCAAATCCACGGTCAAAATCTCAGCGCCAATAATCTTCTCACCTTACAAACCGCGAGCGGCATCGAGGCCGATCCATCAACTCGACTCTGGGAACTTTGGTATCAGCAAAAGTTCGGAAACGAGGATCGGCTCAACGTCAGGGCCGGCCAGCAAAGCCTCGATCAGGAATTCATGGTCAGTGACAATGCCTTGGCGTTCGTCAACACCATGTTCGGCTGGCCGATGGTTCCATCGGCCGATATGCCGGGCGGCGGCCCAGCGTATCCGCTTTCTGCGCCCGGCGTTCGGATCTGGGCGCGCCCGACAGGGTCACTCACGGTCCTTGCAGGCGTATTTAGTGGGAGCCCGGTGAATAACAGCAATGGCGACCCACAGAAACAGAACTCGTCAGGCACGACCTTTCCGTGGAACGGCACGCTCGCCATCGCCGAGTTACAGTACGCCTATCCCTCGCCCGGGACCATGCTTTATCCAAATCAGTCGGAGCCGCTAGCCCGCACCTACAGACTTGGCTTCTGGTACGACACCAAGGACTTTGCCGATCAACAATTTGATAATACCGGTCTGTCTCTTGCCAATCCGGCCAGCACCGGAATACCGAAAAGCCATAGCGGCGACTATGCAATCTACGGCGTGGTGGACCAAATGATCTGGCAACAGGCGACCGAACCAGACCGGAACCTAAATGTCTTTCTTCGCGCCATGGGAACGCCGTTGGCCGATCGCAATCTCATCGATTTCAGCCTGAACGCGGGAATCGTATTCCATGAACCATTCCTGCACCGCGACAACGACACCTTTGGCATCGGCATAAGCTACGCCCATGTGAGCAGCCAAGCTGCCGCCTTGGACAGTGACACTGCATTCTTTACCGGTTCTTTAACCCCTGTCCGAGGC contains the following coding sequences:
- a CDS encoding alpha/beta hydrolase, translated to MLTLGALLLPVVMAMLAYCMAYPVPWEGLGKFGALALFFPLHLLIATLGVAVLSFLAKRSGARLAAWVFGFLVMLTATMALVPTIALWRQARQLDVLLSLGTYLANAGRLDLGLPQPDRSVIYGTAHDGTKLELDVWRTGKPNSGPLRPAIVFVHGGGWVHGNRSETPNWNRWLNELGFEVFDVEYRMPPPVRWRDEIGDVKAALGWVAAHAAEYHVNPASISVMGGSAGGNLSMLAAYSAGDPQLPASTNVPTVTIRSVINLYGPSDMALLYRTCKSPEYVRPLMKEYIGGTPEQLPERYRVLSPLSHVTAKAPPTITLLGTSDRIVSADQAKLLDQALSNAGVPHEVYFLSASDHGFDVNWGGFGTQIARSKIKRFLQRYGL
- a CDS encoding zinc-binding alcohol dehydrogenase family protein, encoding MKAVALTHYLPITDPQSLFDVELLKPSPAGQDLLVRVEAISVNPVDAKMRVRMGQVETAPRVLGWDAAGVVEAVGTAVTRFKPGHEVYYAGDITRPGSNAEFQLVDERIVGRKPRTLSFAEAAALPLTTITAWEAFFDRLNIDRHGGNRGQSMLIIGGAGGVGSIAIQLAKLAGLIVIATASRSETREWAVNLGANHVVDHRQSLSAQLTELNFRDVDFIANFSNTDAYWNVMAELIRPQGRIVSIVENKSPLDLNLLKSKSATFVWEYMFTRAMYQTADMAAQGRLLDEAAELVDAKKLSTTLFETLSPINAANVRQAHARLESGHMIGKFGLSGWQ
- a CDS encoding carbohydrate porin: MILIAVPICIANENHYHYNHQYKKIGGGYFMLRQPVVFAPRNNDLATALSSKAFHFAFYAVLTLTYIWGGQASAAPPPISVPTQPESFEPAQPAPGPFGFLSGIQRSSYLLGDMWGLRTFLSKYGISFALQETSEVLGNVSGGAQKGFEYDGVTQMVLEMDTQRAFAWYGGTFHASALQIHGQNLSANNLLTLQTASGIEADPSTRLWELWYQQKFGNEDRLNVRAGQQSLDQEFMVSDNALAFVNTMFGWPMVPSADMPGGGPAYPLSAPGVRIWARPTGSLTVLAGVFSGSPVNNSNGDPQKQNSSGTTFPWNGTLAIAELQYAYPSPGTMLYPNQSEPLARTYRLGFWYDTKDFADQQFDNTGLSLANPASTGIPKSHSGDYAIYGVVDQMIWQQATEPDRNLNVFLRAMGTPLADRNLIDFSLNAGIVFHEPFLHRDNDTFGIGISYAHVSSQAAALDSDTAFFTGSLTPVRGSETIVEVTYQYQVTPWWQIQPDFQYVFHPGAGVANPNDPNHALKNEAVIGIRTNIQF